The following coding sequences lie in one Ostrea edulis chromosome 8, xbOstEdul1.1, whole genome shotgun sequence genomic window:
- the LOC125663350 gene encoding uncharacterized protein LOC125663350 isoform X1 — translation MKLQTCYTRMDHIPRLSEAVYVGLCRKVGTPSEVRIRRDVVDTKELMERPVRIMMGIQKMTSGSHREGFRLRTSDIDWMFWPPDHKVICDLSQISLYRIPQHTVILMEWEDLPPGFTRLKLLTDSYNDKVRSSCVNRNNELYVSSELFRTTYGQFCRNSNPAFQSSVPHGPSLSYSHGPQECDLVFCFASQHWPTLAAPWVERCRLQGWPSDDVLLDIMQSGSHVVPINSNPDRGNEWRISFSQAEQKLVYSMNHSQFLCYALLKIFLKEVINFRIKDPILCSYFMKTILFWVIREDASLTWTPDNLLSNFWQCFKLLIYWVMRGECPNFFIPQNNMFRVKVTGAAQNALFNQLYDLYCKGIPCLLLSPTLRSYLMQAILNRTLTVRTDGDSIIPSHRLDMQVFYEIYKLTPSIKSMEDFATYMMNIENLVRTRQSPCQLVCIQRMTSEVLCHTAWYMVKYTDTHNKSITCISDKICHMLKIASQIGYVSDILYLAMYYYRTCRYEQSLRCLQRAHERMSVPYVMYFNNVNVEMYRRAMTGVSLSDKMRKAVVSDIVLDSDFTYIDELLLEQTVSYRNVVPLLHIPPLVMLHMLSVLNHHRLRHTLESHQALQNLQTLLLYDVGVHVPVHLRDISYQILGICQHVCGDYVGALNSYQYSLEQDPYHKIQQASVYRIQTLAQT, via the exons ATGAAACTACAAACCTGTTACACAAG GATGGATCACATTCCCCGTCTATCAGAAGCTGTCTATGTGGGACTGTGTCGTAAAGTGGGAACTCCTTCTGAAGTGAGAATCAGGAGGGACGTGGTAGACACCAAGGAGTTGATGGAGAGACCAGTGAGAATAATGATGGGAATACAGAAGATGACGAGTGGCAGTCATCGTGAGGGATTTAGACTGAGAACATCAGACATAGATTGGATGTTCTGGCCACCAGATCATAAAGTGATCTGTGATCTCTCTCAGATCAGTCTGTACCGTATCCCACAACACACCGTCATTCTGATGGAGTGGGAAGATCTTCCACCGGGATTTACTAGACTAAAGCTGCTCACTGATTCCTATAATGATAAAGTGAGATCTTCGTGTGTAAACCGAAATAACGAGCTTTATGTTTCTAGTGAGTTATTTAGAACGACCTATGGTCAATTTTGTAGAAATTCTAACCCTGCCTTTCAATCATCTGTCCCACATGGGCCGAGTTTATCGTACTCACATGGACCTCAGGAATGTGATTTAGTTTTTTGTTTCGCATCCCAACACTGGCCGACACTAGCAGCACCATGGGTTGAAAGATGTCGACTACAAGGTTGGCCCTCTGATGATGTTTTACTCGACATAATGCAGTCTGGTTCTCATGTCGTCCCAATAAATAGTAATCCTGACAGAGGAAACGAATGGAGGATTTCGTTTTCACAGGCAGAGCAAAAATTAGTCTACTCAATGAATCATTCTCAGTTCTTGTGCTACGCacttttgaagatttttctaAAAGAGGTTATCAATTTTAGAATCAAGGATCCTATCCTGTGTTCATATTTCATGAAAACTATTCTATTTTGGGTTATTCGGGAGGATGCTTCCTTGACATGGACTCCCGATAATTTACTGTCAAATTTTTggcagtgttttaaattgcTCATTTACTGGGTAATGAGAGGCGAGTGTCCCAATTTCTTCATTCCCCAGAACAACATGTTCAGAGTTAAAGTGACAGGAGCAGCACAGAACGCATTGTTTAATCAGTTATATGATTTGTACTGTAAGGGGATACCATGTCTTCTGTTAAGTCCTACACTTAGATCTTACCTCATGCAAGCCATATTAAATAGAACATTGACAGTAAGAACAGATGGAGACAGTATCATACCCAGTCATAGATTAGACATGCAggttttttatgaaatatataaattaacaCCTTCAATAAAAAGCATGGAAGATTTTGCTACTTACATgatgaacattgaaaatttagTTAGGACAAGACAAAGTCCATGTCAGCTAGTGTGTATTCAAAGGATGACGTCAGAGGTACTATGCCACACTGCCTGGTACATGGTTAAGTACACAGATACACATAACAAAAGTATCACATGTATATCTGATAAAATCTGTCACATGTTAAAGATAGCATCACAGATAGGTTATGTGTCAGATATATTGTATCTAGCTATGTACTACTACAGAACGTGTAGGTATGAACAATCACTGAGATGTTTACAGAGAGCACACGAGAGGATGTCAGTACCCTATGTTATGTATTTTAATAATGTCAATGTAGAGATGTACAGACGCGCCATGACGGGAGTGTCACTGAGTGATAAAATGAGAAAGGCTGTAGTGAGTGACATTGTACTAGACAGTGATTTCACTTACATTGATGAGTTGTTGTTAGAACAGACAGTCAGTTACAGGAATGTTGTGCCTTTATTACACATCCCACCTCTAGTGATGTTACACATGTTGTCAGTACTGAATCACCACAGATTACGTCATACACTAGAGTCTCACCAAGCTCTACAGAACCTCCAGACTCTGCTACTCTATGATGTCGGGGTCCATGTCCCTGTACACCTCAGAGACATATCATATCAGATACTAGGGATCTGTCAACACGTGTGTGGGGACTATGTGGGGGCCTTAAATTCCTATCAGTATTCATTAGAACAAGATCCATATCATAAAATTCAACAAGCATCAGTTTACAGGATACAGACACTTGCTCAGACTTAG
- the LOC125663350 gene encoding uncharacterized protein LOC125663350 isoform X2, which produces MDHIPRLSEAVYVGLCRKVGTPSEVRIRRDVVDTKELMERPVRIMMGIQKMTSGSHREGFRLRTSDIDWMFWPPDHKVICDLSQISLYRIPQHTVILMEWEDLPPGFTRLKLLTDSYNDKVRSSCVNRNNELYVSSELFRTTYGQFCRNSNPAFQSSVPHGPSLSYSHGPQECDLVFCFASQHWPTLAAPWVERCRLQGWPSDDVLLDIMQSGSHVVPINSNPDRGNEWRISFSQAEQKLVYSMNHSQFLCYALLKIFLKEVINFRIKDPILCSYFMKTILFWVIREDASLTWTPDNLLSNFWQCFKLLIYWVMRGECPNFFIPQNNMFRVKVTGAAQNALFNQLYDLYCKGIPCLLLSPTLRSYLMQAILNRTLTVRTDGDSIIPSHRLDMQVFYEIYKLTPSIKSMEDFATYMMNIENLVRTRQSPCQLVCIQRMTSEVLCHTAWYMVKYTDTHNKSITCISDKICHMLKIASQIGYVSDILYLAMYYYRTCRYEQSLRCLQRAHERMSVPYVMYFNNVNVEMYRRAMTGVSLSDKMRKAVVSDIVLDSDFTYIDELLLEQTVSYRNVVPLLHIPPLVMLHMLSVLNHHRLRHTLESHQALQNLQTLLLYDVGVHVPVHLRDISYQILGICQHVCGDYVGALNSYQYSLEQDPYHKIQQASVYRIQTLAQT; this is translated from the coding sequence ATGGATCACATTCCCCGTCTATCAGAAGCTGTCTATGTGGGACTGTGTCGTAAAGTGGGAACTCCTTCTGAAGTGAGAATCAGGAGGGACGTGGTAGACACCAAGGAGTTGATGGAGAGACCAGTGAGAATAATGATGGGAATACAGAAGATGACGAGTGGCAGTCATCGTGAGGGATTTAGACTGAGAACATCAGACATAGATTGGATGTTCTGGCCACCAGATCATAAAGTGATCTGTGATCTCTCTCAGATCAGTCTGTACCGTATCCCACAACACACCGTCATTCTGATGGAGTGGGAAGATCTTCCACCGGGATTTACTAGACTAAAGCTGCTCACTGATTCCTATAATGATAAAGTGAGATCTTCGTGTGTAAACCGAAATAACGAGCTTTATGTTTCTAGTGAGTTATTTAGAACGACCTATGGTCAATTTTGTAGAAATTCTAACCCTGCCTTTCAATCATCTGTCCCACATGGGCCGAGTTTATCGTACTCACATGGACCTCAGGAATGTGATTTAGTTTTTTGTTTCGCATCCCAACACTGGCCGACACTAGCAGCACCATGGGTTGAAAGATGTCGACTACAAGGTTGGCCCTCTGATGATGTTTTACTCGACATAATGCAGTCTGGTTCTCATGTCGTCCCAATAAATAGTAATCCTGACAGAGGAAACGAATGGAGGATTTCGTTTTCACAGGCAGAGCAAAAATTAGTCTACTCAATGAATCATTCTCAGTTCTTGTGCTACGCacttttgaagatttttctaAAAGAGGTTATCAATTTTAGAATCAAGGATCCTATCCTGTGTTCATATTTCATGAAAACTATTCTATTTTGGGTTATTCGGGAGGATGCTTCCTTGACATGGACTCCCGATAATTTACTGTCAAATTTTTggcagtgttttaaattgcTCATTTACTGGGTAATGAGAGGCGAGTGTCCCAATTTCTTCATTCCCCAGAACAACATGTTCAGAGTTAAAGTGACAGGAGCAGCACAGAACGCATTGTTTAATCAGTTATATGATTTGTACTGTAAGGGGATACCATGTCTTCTGTTAAGTCCTACACTTAGATCTTACCTCATGCAAGCCATATTAAATAGAACATTGACAGTAAGAACAGATGGAGACAGTATCATACCCAGTCATAGATTAGACATGCAggttttttatgaaatatataaattaacaCCTTCAATAAAAAGCATGGAAGATTTTGCTACTTACATgatgaacattgaaaatttagTTAGGACAAGACAAAGTCCATGTCAGCTAGTGTGTATTCAAAGGATGACGTCAGAGGTACTATGCCACACTGCCTGGTACATGGTTAAGTACACAGATACACATAACAAAAGTATCACATGTATATCTGATAAAATCTGTCACATGTTAAAGATAGCATCACAGATAGGTTATGTGTCAGATATATTGTATCTAGCTATGTACTACTACAGAACGTGTAGGTATGAACAATCACTGAGATGTTTACAGAGAGCACACGAGAGGATGTCAGTACCCTATGTTATGTATTTTAATAATGTCAATGTAGAGATGTACAGACGCGCCATGACGGGAGTGTCACTGAGTGATAAAATGAGAAAGGCTGTAGTGAGTGACATTGTACTAGACAGTGATTTCACTTACATTGATGAGTTGTTGTTAGAACAGACAGTCAGTTACAGGAATGTTGTGCCTTTATTACACATCCCACCTCTAGTGATGTTACACATGTTGTCAGTACTGAATCACCACAGATTACGTCATACACTAGAGTCTCACCAAGCTCTACAGAACCTCCAGACTCTGCTACTCTATGATGTCGGGGTCCATGTCCCTGTACACCTCAGAGACATATCATATCAGATACTAGGGATCTGTCAACACGTGTGTGGGGACTATGTGGGGGCCTTAAATTCCTATCAGTATTCATTAGAACAAGATCCATATCATAAAATTCAACAAGCATCAGTTTACAGGATACAGACACTTGCTCAGACTTAG